The sequence below is a genomic window from Brevibacillus agri.
GCGACAATTCCGATTGCTTCTAAAAAGACACCGTGAGCGTTTATATAATTCGACCGAAGTTCAGCAGGAGAAAGCTGTTTTTTTAATACTTGCTGCCATTCGACCATGGAGTTACACAGTTCAGACCAGAATTCCTCTAAAAACTGTTTCTCCGCATTTGAGATAAATTCGCCTTTCTTTTTATTAAGAATGCGGCTGTTGGTCTGAAAAATGTTACTCAGTGCAAATATTTTGGGAGAAAGCTTGGAGAGCGACTGCTTCTCTTTGTCGGTGTAACGCTCTAACAGAGGAATTTTTGCAATGATCTCCTTTGTTAAGTTGGCTAACTGATCACGATGTTCGTATAGGATTCCTAGTGAAGAAGTCGTGTTCACCGCGTGACGATTTAAATCAGCAAAAATTTGTTGGCTTTTCATTAAGCCTTCGTCTCGGTAAAACACTACTGAAATCGTTTCTTGACCTATTTCGGGCATAACTTTTAGAGCTTCCTCAATTGCTGCTCTTCTATGCTGTCCATCGTTAATGAGAAAGCGGGCATCTAGTGAAATTGAAAGTCTACCGATATCCTTAAATTGAGGATCATTAGAATAAGGTGAAAACAACATTTTACCGTCTACAGAAGCTGTTAGGGAAGAAAAAACATAATCATTGGGATTATTAAGTATGTAGTTGTAGATATCTGGCACTCTCGCTTTATTCAAAGAACGTTGAGCACGATGCTCAGGAGGAATTTCTTCTTCATCGAATAAGAAAATTCTTGGAATTAGTCGTAGAGGGCACATAACGACGTAATATTCATTACCAGCTTGGATTCCGCGTATAGCAGGAAAATTATAGCTAAAGGTAGCATCCATGGAAAACACCTCTATTACGTACGTAATTTTCTTTCTATATATTAGAATATAACAGTTCTGTTGACAAGTTTTATTGTAGTAATTTGCACTAATAAGCTATAAATTGATGACTTATCTCCATTTTCGGTTACCAGTGGAACCTAGTAAATAAAATGTTTGATCAAAGTCAAGACGAAAAAAATATCCGATATATGCTGTGGTGAATGCAGGTTAGAATAACCTTGACACGAGCGAATTTTCATTTACCCGTGGAAACATGCAGATATGGCTTGATGGATCTTGACAGGAGGGAAGTAAGGTTAAGGGTTTGGGGGGACGAATTGGGGACGAAAGCTGTCATTTCAATCAAGAAGGCATTCAAATAGAACTAAGTGAGACTGGAGAAAACTCTTATAAATCAAGGCCTTAGCTCAACACGTCAGATGGGAACCAAAAGGCCAATGTTCCCGCATGTAGAGCATATTTTGGTCACACCTTTCCGTTTTTTAGCTTCTCGGAAACCTCGAACGAAAATGAAACTAACTGTTTGAAAGCCTTGCCCCGCAAGGCTTTCTTCCGTTTTTTTCGTATCTCTCCTCTCCCCTCCCCCACACTGGCAGAGTAGAGGTCAGCGGTTCGATCCCGCTATGCTCCACCAAACATAAGGTCGTTGAAACCCTTGGGAAACCAGGGGTTTTCGTCATTTTCAGGAGTTGTAGAGCATTGGGCCCTATGCTGGGCTGTTGGGGACGGATTATTTTACTCCCTTTTTCACCCCGCTAAAAGCCACTGCTGTCCGTTTGTTCATTTCATCGAGGAAAGGTAAATGATGATGAGGTGACAAGATGAGCGAGGAGCGAGTGAAGGCAATAGCTGGGTTTCGTCAATATTTGGGCAATCAAAGCTGCCAACCAGATCATCTGACAGATGAACAGTTGCTTCATTCGGTCGGGAGGTCATTTGTCATAACAACAAGAGTTTTTACGACCATCCAGACTGTCATACGTTTACTTGTAAGACGGCCGCTCCGGTGATCGAAGGCGTCAGCGCCAATTGCTGTATCGTAAAAAGAAAAGCCAAGCAAAGCGCAAGGCTTAACTTACGCTCCATTATGTCAAACAGGGGAGGGGCAGAAGTGTACCGCTCGTCCTACGTAAGTCGTCCGCTCAAAGCTTTGGTTCCTCAGGTAAATCCCGAAAGGCGGGGGCGGTATCGACTCACTTCTGGCGGAGGCGGCGCAGCAAGCAGTGGCGTAAAGATGGAGGCCCGGGCTGCAGCTCCCGGGCACAAACCACACGATTGTATATCAAAAGAATTACAAATTCCCCAAAAGGGGAGTTACCATGAGCTACTTTGAATGCGATAAAGCAACATCAAAGGCATCGAGTATTTCAAGGAAGTGAGAGGCTTCCCGAAAGACGTGATCGGCAAGCAATGGAGGGATAATACTTTTGATGCGACAAGCTTCAATAAGTTCATACGCCGTTTTCTTAAAGTCGCGTAATTGCCGGACTGAAACACGGTTTTGGTCAACGAACTGATCGAGAAGAGGCCGAGTTTGGGATTGGGGGCGCATGGAGTCAAGATCTTGTGCCTGAAATAAAAGTTGGTCGAAGTCATGACTGAAATCTCTCGCTTGTTCCACCAACTTTCTTTCGGATGGATCAAGCAGGTGGTTTATAAATTTTGCATGATCGGCCATGATTTTCAGGAAAAAGACATTCTCATTAATAACAGCATCAGGCAGTGGATCAAGGTTTCCGGTATTCAGTTGTTCTAAACGATTTTTGAAATATGCAGCTTCTCTACTAACATGGTCAACCAACAAAGGGAAATTGTTTCCGCCGATCTTGCAACGAATGATTAACCCGAGAACGTGTCGTTTAAAAGTCCAAATATGAGAAACGGCATTGTGCACGATTTGGTTAAAATCGTAGATTCTTTGCGGATCTACATCCCGGGAAAAGGAGTGAGCGCGGTTTTCAATATCTTCAAAGATCCCGTAAAAGCGGTCTGCATCGCTAATTAACTTGGTGTCATCACAGTTGAAACCCAATTTCAAAAAGAGGGAATGTTCCTTCATTATGCGAGACCAAAAGCGAATTTCTTCTAATGACCGATCCACAAACTCATCTGCCATGTGGCACCTCCTGAGGTAGTAATTAAAAATCCCATGCAAGGATTGATACAGCAAGGAGTTCAATTCGTTACCTGAACACAATCTATACCTATGCTGTTGCCCATTATTACGAATGGGCGATTGCCTAGCATTACCTCAGGGAGTAAGCCCAATTCAATTGTGTAAGTCCCTTGTAATACAAAACATTACGTTTGTACCCGGGGGAGGGGGAATGAACCTGCGACAATTGAGGAGTGGAGAATACCACAAGAACGAGCAAAGGATCATTTAAGATTTAGATCTGGTTAAACTTTGGGTTACTTCAAACTGGTTTCCTTTTAATTCCATCACTTCAGTAGGCATTAATGTTTGTTCTGGACCACGAGCGCTATATTTATTGATATGGACAGGTTACACTTAGCTAGACAGGAAAATTAAGGTCAAGTAGACTACTACTAACATATCTGAGGAGAATCTACTATGACGAAAAAAGAAAGAAGGACATTTACGTCTGAATTTAAAGAACAGATGGTTCAGCTTTATAAGAATGGAAAGCCAAGAAAGGATATCATTCGTGAATATGAATTAACACCGTCTGCGCTTGACAAATGGGTCAAACAGAGTCAAACATCTGGTTCTTTCAAAGAGAAGGATAACCTTACCCCCGAGCAACAGGAACTTATCAAATTGCGGAAAGAAAATAAACAATTGCAAATGGAGAACGATATTTTAAAGCAAGCTGCGCTGATACTAGGACGAAAGTAAATGTGATTCGGAACAACCAGCACAAATACTCGATATCAGCAATGTGCAGAGTCCTCCAATTACCAAGAAGTACATACTACTACGAGGCACAGGAAAAACACTCCGAAGATGAACTGGTCGAAACGATTACGGGAATCTTCCGCATCAGCCGCCATAACTACGGCACGCGTAAAATTAAGACGGAGTTAAAAAAGAAGGGCTTGATCGTATCCCGGCGGAGAATTGGCAGAATCATGAAAGAAAACGGACTTGTGTCATCGTATACCGTGGCTCAGTTCAAGCTTCACGTAGCGTCTTGCAATGAATCAAACGTGACAAACGAGCTTGATCGACAATTTGATCAGAGAGAACAACTGGCAGTTGTAGTGAGTGATCTGACATACGTGAGAGTCGCGCAAAAATGGCAATACGTATGTCTATTAGTCGATCTCTTTAACCGAGAAATTATTGGGTATAGTGCGGGACCACGCAAAGATGCAAAGCTGGTTTACCAGGCGATTGCATCCATTCAGACCGATTTAAACAGGATTCAAATGTTTCATACCGATCGTGGAAATGAGTTTAAAAATAAGCTCATAGATGAAGCACTGACAGCTTTCCGTATCAAGCGTTCCCTTAGTATGAAAGGCTGTCCGTATGATAATGCAGTAGCCGAAGCAACATTCAAAATCTTTAAAACTGAGTTTGTTAAAGGTCGGCATTTTGAAAGTTTAGAAAAACTAGTGCTGGAGTTATCCGACTACGTGCATTGGTACAATCATATCAGAATCCATGGCTCACTCGGTTATCTAACTCCTGTCGAGTACAAACTTGAACACCTTAAAAAAGTTGTCTAGTTTAGTGTTGACAATCCAGTTTGTGCCCTTTCACAAAGACGGAGCTGAACTACTGTTTAACGTCATCTCCGAATGCTATGAGCAAAGGAGTGTGATTGTCACCTCTAACCTTGAGTTTGGCCAGTGGAACACGGTGTTTGGAGATGCCAGACTGACAGCAGCGCTCGTGGACCGACTCGTTCACCACGCACACGTCCTGGCTTTCACCGGCGAGAGCTACCGGCTACGAAATGCGCTATCCGGAGTGAGATCGTCATAATCTTCAGCGTTGGCCGTGCCTATGCACAAATCCGCAGCGATTCTCTGTATTTTTGACTTGCGAAAAACAGCCCACGATAATCCTCAAACGATTCTCCGCTCTGGTGCTTACGTACCCAACTGATGATCTGTGCATCACTTTTAATTCCCAGCTTTTCTCTTATCTCCTGATAGCTCCACTGCTCTTCCAAACGCAAGCGAACAGCCTCTTTCTTCGTATCCTCGCTATAACGAGTAAAGACCTGTCCCTTCTTTGGTGGCATGAAAAATCCCCTCCGGTCAACAGTAATGAGTCCATGATATCATGAACTCTTTTTTTACTGTCTACCTTGAGGGGATAATACCAGTTCTTTTTGTTCATCATTCTCTTTTGTTGAACTATGACTGATTTTCCTCACACTCCGTCAATGCTTAATATTTAATATCCTTCAGCTTCTCTTAAATATTGCTTATTGTTGCTAATGTTTTAGAAAAAACATTCCCAACATACTAAGATAATAGAAAGGCATACTCGCAAGCATTGACCGGATATGTAGGCTTTCACTGGTTTTCTATGGTTTTCACCGGCTATAGATACCAATATAGAGGATCTCACACCACAAAACATACGTTCTTTTGTAAATATATTACATTATGTTGAATACTTTATCTGTTGTTGGAATTATACCAATTTGATAATGGTTGTAAAAGGAGTATTTCTCTTTGAACAACCATAACCTTACCATTAAAAAATTATCGGTAAAACCGTGAAAGCCTTACGAATCAAGCAGGGATTAAGTCAGGAAGATTTAGCAGGACTATGTCAAGTGGATCGTTCGTACATATCTATGATTGAAGTCGGCAGGAATGAACCATCGGCCAGCAAAATTTTTGAACTCTGCGAAGGATTGAAAATCAAACCTTCTGATTTCTTCCGATTGCTGGAAGCTGAGTATGAAAATCTAAAGAAAAACGAGAGCAAGTAAGAATAATCTGTTTTCGTAGAATTTTATGATAATCCATCAGTCTCCCACTGATGGCTTCAGCGTGTAGACAAAGTATCGACAGATACAAGGTCTACACGCTGAAACCGCCAAAATTAGGCTGTTTTGACTTAAGAGCTGGTAGGTGAGAGAGTTTTATCACTTTGTAATAATCAGGGCTACAAAGTTCTGAGCATCCCATCCTACCTTTGCTCCAATGGTCTCACTAATAAAACGGAGTGGAACATACGTCGAACCTTCAGATGAAATAAACGGTGCTACAGATAACGTGATAGGTTTACCATTTACATAAGCTGTCCGATCGCCAATCGTCAATCTTATTGTAGTGTACCATTTCTCAATTTCTATGGAGTGAGTCTCCTTAAACCAAGTTACCTTTGCTTCAATTGCGTCAAAAACCCCTCGAAGGGGAATGAAAGTATTCCCATCACGGATAAATGCTGGTGGATTAACAGTGATTAGGTCTCCATTAATCCCAATACCAACATTGTCTTTCGTGAAAGGTTTTCTTGGTACGTATTTACCACTACTGTCATAATAACCTGATGGTAAGATGATTGGTGTAGGATCTGGTAAATAGTCAGGCTTAGCAAATCTTGGATCAGGCTTGGTTGTGAAAGACCATGTTTTCGAACCACTTGTTGGCTTCCAATTCCCCCAACCATCAGTGGTGTCATAACCATTGTATGTTACCGTTACTGTGTACTTCTCGTTGTAAGCAAGTTCGTCCTTGGGGAAAATATAAACTTCAGCAAAACCGTTTTGTACAAAGACTGGAACATCTTCACCCTTACTATTTGTTATTTTTACATTGTACACAGTATCCAATGAGAGAAGTTTTCCAGTTTGATACGTAATTGCATAACCTGTTTTACTGACACCAAATTGATTAAGCGGGTTTGGAAGTTCATCTCCATAAAAACCTATATCCACATTTGTTTGGCCATTATAAGGATATACAACGTCATTATGAGCAACTGAGTCACCATCTCCAAGATAATAGTTGCCTACAATAACACCATTAACGAAAGCAAAGCCCACCTCTTCTAAATCTGCAGAAATCAAAGAATCCCTATGATAAGGTCCATATATTAAATTATCGATCCCCTCTATTAATGACGATCGAAAAGCTATTCCCTCACCTAAAACCCCTGTTGAATATCCACCCACTGCCTTTATCCGCATGCTAGGATCATCGCCTGTGTAGCCCTTCTTGTTGCTTTCCTCATTATGAGCTAATAATGACCAATTATTCTCTGGGTTTATATTTAGGTATTTTGCGTGATTTTCTGCTGCTTTTGTTAGAAACGGATTCAATTTGACTGGGTGAACGCCGATTTTACTACGAATTTCATTAAGGTGATTGAGAGCATCTAGCTGTTCCTTTGTGTATATGTAATCTGATGATTCTGCCTTTACTGACGTTGAACTAAACAAGGTCGATATTCCACTAATGGCTAGTATGATCGCTAGCCAGAATGATCCGAGCTTATTCATTTTTATCCTCCGTTTCCGGTTTGGTATTCGGAAAATCCTTATGTGCAAAGATATGATTGGAATCTATTTCTTCTTAATTTTAACGAGATATTTCACACGATTCAACATTTTTCGACTAAAATGAAGTATGATTGTATATAGGCAAATAATAACTCAAGCATCATTTCAGCTTGAGTTTTTTCAATAGAGCTATCTAATTTTCTGTAAAATTGCTATCTAAGAACCCTGTTATCTCGTAATAAACACAGAGCAAACAAGGGGGGTAAATTCAAAATAAAAAAACGACATCTCTGCCGTTTTTATTAAATGTATTGGTGGACCCTATCGGGATCGAACCGACGACCTCTACACTGCCAGTGTAGCGCTCTCCCAGCTGAGCTAAGGGCCCGCGATATTATCATTATGACCATTATGTATGCTGTAGCGGATTACCGCCTCAGTGATCTCAGTATAGCACACCTCTCTATTACAGTGCAAGCGAAAAAAACGGAAAAAGTCAGGCTCGTCATGAAAAAAATCTCCCGAATAGCTCACTCACATTTCAATCACTCCCCCCACTCAACACCCAGTTCAAACTCCGAAAACAAAACCAAACCCAAAAACGCCCCTGTCTATCATCCTTCCTATGTACTCCACCGCCACCCAACACCTCCATCTGCCAGCTTCCCTTCCAGCACTTCCTCTATGAAATAAGGGCTGTCTGAAATAAGAGCTGTCTGAAACAAGGGCTGCCGAAGCCAACAGCCCATCACCGCCCCTTCCCCTCCTAAGCCTTCT
It includes:
- the dndB gene encoding DNA sulfur modification protein DndB, translating into MDATFSYNFPAIRGIQAGNEYYVVMCPLRLIPRIFLFDEEEIPPEHRAQRSLNKARVPDIYNYILNNPNDYVFSSLTASVDGKMLFSPYSNDPQFKDIGRLSISLDARFLINDGQHRRAAIEEALKVMPEIGQETISVVFYRDEGLMKSQQIFADLNRHAVNTTSSLGILYEHRDQLANLTKEIIAKIPLLERYTDKEKQSLSKLSPKIFALSNIFQTNSRILNKKKGEFISNAEKQFLEEFWSELCNSMVEWQQVLKKQLSPAELRSNYINAHGVFLEAIGIVANYLYNNHPTDWTAYIAKLSSIDWNRSNIAWLGRAFGPTGRINKNNDTIQLTANLIKKYVGIPLGEHELAIEDKLKVG
- a CDS encoding DUF2935 domain-containing protein, with amino-acid sequence MADEFVDRSLEEIRFWSRIMKEHSLFLKLGFNCDDTKLISDADRFYGIFEDIENRAHSFSRDVDPQRIYDFNQIVHNAVSHIWTFKRHVLGLIIRCKIGGNNFPLLVDHVSREAAYFKNRLEQLNTGNLDPLPDAVINENVFFLKIMADHAKFINHLLDPSERKLVEQARDFSHDFDQLLFQAQDLDSMRPQSQTRPLLDQFVDQNRVSVRQLRDFKKTAYELIEACRIKSIIPPLLADHVFREASHFLEILDAFDVALSHSK
- a CDS encoding IS3 family transposase (programmed frameshift), whose product is MTKKERRTFTSEFKEQMVQLYKNGKPRKDIIREYELTPSALDKWVKQSQTSGSFKEKDNLTPEQQELIKLRKENKQLQMENDIFKASCADTRTKVNVIRNNQHKYSISAMCRVLQLPRSTYYYEAQEKHSEDELVETITGIFRISRHNYGTRKIKTELKKKGLIVSRRRIGRIMKENGLVSSYTVAQFKLHVASCNESNVTNELDRQFDQREQLAVVVSDLTYVRVAQKWQYVCLLVDLFNREIIGYSAGPRKDAKLVYQAIASIQTDLNRIQMFHTDRGNEFKNKLIDEALTAFRIKRSLSMKGCPYDNAVAEATFKIFKTEFVKGRHFESLEKLVLELSDYVHWYNHIRIHGSLGYLTPVEYKLEHLKKVV
- a CDS encoding helix-turn-helix domain-containing protein; protein product: MKALRIKQGLSQEDLAGLCQVDRSYISMIEVGRNEPSASKIFELCEGLKIKPSDFFRLLEAEYENLKKNESK
- a CDS encoding stalk domain-containing protein: MNKLGSFWLAIILAISGISTLFSSTSVKAESSDYIYTKEQLDALNHLNEIRSKIGVHPVKLNPFLTKAAENHAKYLNINPENNWSLLAHNEESNKKGYTGDDPSMRIKAVGGYSTGVLGEGIAFRSSLIEGIDNLIYGPYHRDSLISADLEEVGFAFVNGVIVGNYYLGDGDSVAHNDVVYPYNGQTNVDIGFYGDELPNPLNQFGVSKTGYAITYQTGKLLSLDTVYNVKITNSKGEDVPVFVQNGFAEVYIFPKDELAYNEKYTVTVTYNGYDTTDGWGNWKPTSGSKTWSFTTKPDPRFAKPDYLPDPTPIILPSGYYDSSGKYVPRKPFTKDNVGIGINGDLITVNPPAFIRDGNTFIPLRGVFDAIEAKVTWFKETHSIEIEKWYTTIRLTIGDRTAYVNGKPITLSVAPFISSEGSTYVPLRFISETIGAKVGWDAQNFVALIITK